Proteins encoded together in one Pseudomonas sp. Seg1 window:
- a CDS encoding SufE family protein, giving the protein MKLPAEAAEALHTFQNAAGWEQRARLLMQFGDRLAPLNDSDKCEANRVHGCESQVWLVGELRDGHWQFAASSDARMIRGLVALLLLRVNGLSADELQEVDLPDWFNQLGLSRQLSPSRSNGLNAVLQRMNELAG; this is encoded by the coding sequence ATGAAATTGCCGGCTGAAGCCGCCGAAGCGTTGCACACCTTTCAGAATGCCGCAGGCTGGGAACAGCGGGCGCGGTTGCTGATGCAGTTTGGTGATCGTCTGGCGCCGTTGAATGACTCGGACAAGTGCGAAGCCAACCGGGTGCATGGGTGTGAAAGTCAGGTGTGGCTGGTTGGGGAATTGCGTGATGGTCACTGGCAGTTCGCGGCGAGCAGCGATGCGCGGATGATTCGCGGGTTGGTGGCGTTGCTGTTGTTGCGGGTCAATGGACTGAGCGCTGATGAATTGCAGGAAGTTGATTTGCCGGACTGGTTCAATCAACTCGGCCTTTCGCGCCAGTTGTCGCCGTCGCGCAGCAATGGCCTGAATGCCGTGCTCCAGCGGATGAATGAGTTGGCAGGTTGA
- a CDS encoding cysteine desulfurase has translation MMIPSPWRADFPAIAALQRQDQTYLDNAATTQKPQALLDALAHYYANGAANVHRAQHLPGAHATQAFEDSRLKVAQWLNAGDSGQIIFTHGATSALNLLAYGLEHLFHPGDEIVISALEHHANLLPWQQLAQRRQLKLVILPLDDDGVIDLAAAVHLIGPRTRLLAVSQLSNVLGAWQPLPALLGMAKAQNALTVLDGAQGVVHGRHDVQALGCDFYVFSSHKLYGPDGLGVLFGRNAALGQLKPWQFGGEMVLEANYHDSRFRPAPLGFEAGTPPIASVIGLGATLDYLAGLDQDAVSAHEAALHDYLLRGLAARNGIRLLGKPHLALASFVVEGVHNADLAHLLTEQGIAVRAGHHCAMPLLKSFELAGAIRVSLALYNDSEDLERFFEALDQALELLR, from the coding sequence GTGATGATTCCCTCCCCCTGGCGTGCCGATTTCCCGGCCATCGCCGCCCTGCAACGGCAAGACCAGACCTATCTGGACAACGCCGCCACCACGCAAAAACCTCAGGCCCTGCTCGACGCGCTGGCGCATTACTACGCCAACGGCGCGGCCAATGTGCATCGTGCGCAACATTTGCCCGGCGCCCACGCCACGCAAGCGTTCGAAGACAGTCGACTCAAAGTCGCGCAGTGGCTCAATGCCGGTGACAGCGGGCAAATCATCTTCACCCACGGCGCCACCAGTGCGCTGAATCTCCTGGCTTATGGCCTGGAACATCTTTTCCATCCGGGCGATGAAATTGTCATCAGCGCCCTGGAGCATCACGCCAACCTGCTGCCGTGGCAGCAACTGGCGCAACGTCGCCAGCTGAAACTGGTGATCCTGCCGCTGGATGACGACGGTGTGATCGACCTCGCCGCCGCTGTCCATCTGATCGGCCCGCGCACGCGTTTGCTGGCGGTCAGCCAGTTGTCCAACGTGCTCGGCGCCTGGCAACCACTGCCTGCACTGCTTGGCATGGCCAAGGCGCAGAACGCGCTGACCGTGCTCGATGGCGCCCAAGGCGTGGTGCACGGTCGGCATGACGTACAGGCGCTGGGCTGCGATTTTTATGTGTTTTCCAGCCACAAACTGTACGGCCCCGATGGCCTCGGCGTGTTGTTCGGCCGCAATGCCGCGCTCGGACAGCTGAAGCCGTGGCAGTTTGGCGGTGAGATGGTGCTGGAAGCCAACTACCACGACTCACGCTTTCGCCCTGCCCCGCTGGGTTTCGAGGCAGGCACGCCGCCGATTGCCAGTGTGATCGGCCTCGGCGCGACCCTCGATTATCTCGCCGGGCTGGATCAGGACGCGGTATCTGCTCACGAAGCCGCGTTGCATGACTACCTGCTGCGCGGCCTCGCCGCCCGCAATGGCATTCGCCTGCTGGGCAAGCCGCATCTGGCGCTGGCGAGTTTTGTCGTCGAGGGTGTGCACAACGCCGACCTGGCGCATCTGCTGACCGAGCAAGGCATCGCCGTGCGCGCCGGGCATCACTGCGCCATGCCGTTGCTGAAAAGCTTCGAACTGGCCGGGGCGATTCGGGTGTCGCTGGCGCTGTACAACGATTCCGAAGATCTGGAGCGGTTTTTTGAAGCGCTGGATCAGGCACTGGAGTTGTTGCGATGA
- the dapD gene encoding 2,3,4,5-tetrahydropyridine-2,6-dicarboxylate N-succinyltransferase, protein MSNSLFSIAFGVGTQNRQGAWLEVFYAQPLLNPSAELVAAVAPILGYTEGNQAITFTTAQAAQLAEAVKGIDAVQGKLLTRLAESHKPLVATLLAEDAQLTSTPEAYLKLHLLSHRLVKPHGVSLAGIFPLLPNVAWTSQGAIDLSELAELQLEARLRGELLEVFSVDKFPKMTDYVVPAGVRIADAARLRLGAYVGEGTTVMHEGFINFNAGTEGPGMIEGRVSAGVFVGKGSDLGGGCSTMGTLSGGGNIVIKVGEGCLIGANAGIGIPLGDRNTVESGLYVTAGTKVALLDENNNLVKVVKARELAGQTDLLFRRNSETGAVECKTHKSAIELNEALHAHN, encoded by the coding sequence ATGTCCAACTCCCTGTTCAGCATCGCCTTCGGTGTCGGCACGCAAAACCGTCAAGGCGCCTGGCTCGAAGTGTTCTACGCACAGCCACTGCTCAACCCTTCGGCCGAACTGGTCGCCGCCGTTGCGCCGATCCTCGGCTACACCGAAGGCAACCAGGCCATCACCTTCACCACCGCACAGGCTGCGCAACTGGCTGAAGCAGTGAAAGGCATCGACGCCGTTCAAGGCAAATTGCTGACCCGCCTGGCCGAGAGCCACAAGCCGCTGGTCGCCACCCTGCTGGCCGAAGACGCACAACTGACTTCCACGCCTGAGGCGTACCTGAAGCTGCACCTGCTGTCCCATCGCCTGGTCAAGCCGCACGGCGTGAGCCTGGCCGGGATCTTCCCGCTGCTGCCGAACGTAGCGTGGACCAGCCAGGGTGCGATCGACCTGAGCGAACTGGCCGAGCTGCAACTCGAAGCCCGTCTGCGTGGCGAGCTGCTGGAAGTGTTCTCGGTGGACAAGTTCCCGAAAATGACTGACTACGTTGTCCCTGCTGGTGTGCGTATCGCTGATGCCGCACGTCTGCGTCTGGGCGCGTACGTGGGCGAAGGCACCACCGTGATGCACGAAGGCTTCATCAACTTCAACGCCGGCACCGAAGGCCCGGGCATGATCGAAGGCCGCGTATCGGCTGGCGTTTTCGTCGGCAAGGGTTCGGACCTGGGCGGCGGTTGCTCGACCATGGGCACCCTGTCGGGCGGCGGCAACATCGTGATCAAGGTCGGCGAAGGCTGCCTGATCGGCGCCAACGCCGGTATCGGTATTCCGCTGGGCGACCGCAACACCGTCGAGTCTGGCCTGTACGTGACCGCCGGCACCAAAGTGGCGCTGCTGGACGAGAACAACAATCTGGTCAAAGTTGTGAAAGCGCGTGAGCTGGCCGGTCAGACTGACCTGCTGTTCCGTCGCAATTCGGAAACCGGTGCCGTGGAATGCAAAACCCACAAATCGGCGATCGAACTGAACGAAGCGCTGCACGCTCACAACTGA
- a CDS encoding ArsC family reductase produces the protein MTVSSKTLHLFGIKACDTMKKARTWLDEHAVSYDFHDYKTAGIDREHLTQWCDEHGWQTVLNRAGTTFRKLDDERKADLDQAKAIELMLAQPSMIKRPVLDLGDRTLIGFKPDIYAAALK, from the coding sequence TTGACGGTTTCAAGTAAAACGTTGCACCTTTTCGGCATCAAAGCCTGCGACACCATGAAAAAGGCGCGCACCTGGCTCGATGAACACGCTGTCAGCTACGACTTTCATGATTACAAAACCGCCGGTATCGACCGTGAACACCTGACTCAATGGTGTGACGAGCACGGCTGGCAAACGGTGTTGAACCGTGCAGGCACGACCTTTCGCAAACTCGACGACGAACGCAAAGCCGATCTCGACCAAGCGAAAGCCATCGAACTGATGCTCGCTCAACCCTCGATGATCAAGCGCCCGGTGCTCGATCTCGGTGACCGAACCCTGATTGGCTTCAAGCCAGATATCTACGCGGCCGCGCTGAAGTAA
- a CDS encoding Na+/H+ antiporter — MQTAYTVLILLMLVSVSRLVGRVIPLPLPLVQIAAGALLAWPTLGLHVALDPELFLFLFLPPLLFSDGWRMPKRELWHLRGPILTLAVGLVLFTVVGAGYFIHWLLPTIPLPVAFALAAVLSPTDAVAVSAISQNRLPTPLMHMLQGEALMNDASGLVTFKFALAAAVTGVFSLTNASLTFVVVALGGLAVGVALSWLVGRLRAWMIARGWDDPATHVVFMLLLPFAAYVLAERLGVSGILSAVAAGMMQSWLDLLPRQTSTRLLNRSVWSLLEFAFNGLIFLLLGLQLPDIIKAVVSHEPTLWPTLLYRCLDVLAIFLALVLLRFIWVQSIWRLSVLLRRLRGKGDLTQVPTARSCWLLTVGGVRGAVTLAGVMSVPMLMGSEAFPERDLLIFIAAGVILLSLVSACIALPLLLRGIEKSPDDKRRQEVRDAWRKTAEAAIHALETEEVGPQDAAQAALSAELKARIMSEYRHQLDVFNDSAEAQALAFQMDLLERRLRLKALRAQRLELYSLSRQHEIGDDVLREVLADLDLSEANLGQVK, encoded by the coding sequence ATGCAAACTGCCTACACCGTCCTGATCCTGCTGATGCTGGTCAGCGTCTCCCGTCTGGTCGGACGGGTCATCCCGCTGCCGCTGCCTTTGGTCCAGATCGCCGCCGGTGCCTTGCTGGCCTGGCCGACGCTGGGTCTGCATGTCGCCCTTGATCCCGAACTTTTCCTGTTTCTGTTCTTGCCGCCGCTGCTGTTTTCCGACGGTTGGCGCATGCCCAAACGTGAACTCTGGCATTTGCGCGGACCGATTCTGACGCTCGCGGTCGGGCTGGTGCTGTTTACGGTGGTGGGCGCCGGGTACTTCATCCATTGGCTGCTGCCGACAATTCCACTGCCGGTGGCTTTCGCGTTGGCCGCTGTGCTGTCGCCAACGGACGCTGTGGCGGTGTCGGCCATCTCGCAAAACCGTTTGCCCACGCCGTTGATGCATATGTTGCAAGGCGAGGCGTTGATGAACGACGCGTCCGGTCTGGTGACGTTCAAGTTTGCCTTGGCTGCCGCCGTGACGGGCGTTTTCTCGCTGACCAACGCCAGCCTGACCTTTGTGGTCGTGGCACTTGGAGGCTTGGCGGTCGGCGTCGCGTTGAGCTGGCTGGTCGGGCGATTGCGGGCATGGATGATCGCCCGAGGCTGGGATGACCCGGCGACTCACGTGGTGTTCATGCTGTTGTTGCCGTTTGCCGCCTATGTACTGGCCGAGCGTCTCGGTGTATCGGGCATCCTGTCGGCGGTCGCGGCGGGAATGATGCAGAGCTGGCTCGATCTGTTGCCGCGCCAGACCAGCACGCGCCTGCTTAACCGGAGCGTCTGGTCGCTGCTGGAGTTTGCTTTCAACGGTTTGATTTTTCTGCTGCTGGGTCTGCAACTGCCGGACATCATCAAAGCCGTGGTCAGCCATGAGCCGACGCTGTGGCCAACGCTGCTGTATCGCTGCCTCGATGTGCTGGCGATTTTCCTCGCGTTAGTGCTGCTGCGATTTATCTGGGTGCAAAGCATCTGGCGTTTGTCAGTGCTGTTGCGACGATTGCGCGGCAAGGGAGATCTGACGCAAGTCCCGACCGCCCGCTCCTGCTGGCTGCTGACAGTCGGCGGTGTACGCGGCGCGGTAACGCTGGCGGGTGTGATGTCGGTGCCGATGTTGATGGGGAGTGAGGCATTTCCCGAGCGTGACCTGCTGATTTTCATTGCCGCCGGGGTGATTCTGCTGTCACTGGTCTCGGCATGTATCGCCTTGCCATTGCTGTTGCGCGGCATCGAAAAAAGCCCTGACGATAAACGCCGTCAGGAAGTCCGGGACGCCTGGCGCAAGACCGCCGAAGCGGCGATCCATGCGCTGGAAACCGAAGAGGTCGGCCCGCAGGATGCCGCGCAAGCGGCGCTGTCGGCAGAATTGAAGGCGCGGATCATGTCCGAGTACCGCCATCAACTCGACGTCTTCAACGATTCCGCCGAAGCCCAGGCGCTGGCGTTCCAGATGGATCTGCTGGAACGCCGTTTACGCTTGAAGGCGCTGCGCGCGCAACGCCTGGAGCTGTACAGCCTCAGCCGTCAACATGAGATTGGTGATGACGTGCTCAGGGAAGTATTGGCTGACCTTGACCTGAGTGAAGCGAATCTGGGGCAGGTCAAGTAG
- a CDS encoding M12 family metallopeptidase, whose protein sequence is MHTCHFVRMLEPGTRQEQARQNLPPQTRHRRSVAYSNSFWENASTVTFSFKEDVPANLRVRIEFCLRRWEPFISLALELVDDGDGQIRIAVEGNDSYSAIGTWALQEDPDEPTLVIGKSPDDRFFEQTILHEFGHALGFHHAHLHPDANIPWDKPAAYDFFKQNHGWSKSQVDHNFFNLDSRQSAFLGSYDRHSIMHYPTPEFLTYKKWDIGDNMTLSEGDKLFARQAYPALDYWQLPT, encoded by the coding sequence ATGCACACCTGTCATTTTGTGAGAATGCTGGAGCCCGGCACTCGCCAGGAACAAGCCCGACAGAACCTCCCTCCGCAAACGCGCCACAGGCGTTCAGTCGCTTACTCAAACAGCTTCTGGGAAAACGCCAGTACGGTGACCTTCTCGTTCAAAGAGGACGTACCGGCCAATCTAAGGGTAAGGATAGAATTCTGCCTCAGGCGATGGGAGCCCTTTATCAGCCTGGCGCTCGAACTGGTCGATGACGGCGACGGCCAGATACGCATTGCAGTGGAAGGCAACGACAGTTACTCGGCCATTGGCACATGGGCCCTGCAAGAGGATCCGGACGAGCCCACCCTGGTGATAGGCAAAAGCCCTGATGATCGTTTTTTTGAGCAAACGATCCTGCATGAATTCGGCCATGCGCTGGGATTTCATCATGCGCATCTGCATCCCGACGCTAACATCCCGTGGGACAAACCCGCCGCCTATGACTTTTTCAAACAGAACCATGGCTGGAGCAAATCCCAGGTTGATCACAACTTCTTCAACCTTGACTCCAGGCAGTCGGCATTCCTCGGCAGCTACGACAGACACTCGATCATGCATTACCCGACTCCCGAATTTCTCACCTACAAAAAATGGGATATCGGCGACAACATGACCCTCAGCGAAGGGGACAAACTCTTCGCCAGACAAGCTTATCCCGCCCTTGACTACTGGCAACTGCCTACTTGA
- the dapC gene encoding succinyldiaminopimelate transaminase: MNNALNQLQPYPFEKLRALLGSVTPNPDKRPIALSIGEPKHRSPSFVAEALANSLDQMAVYPTTLGIPALREAIAGWCERRFGVPTGWIDPARNVLPVNGTREALFAFTQTVVNRGDDALVVSPNPFYQIYEGAAFLAGAKPHYLPCLDENGFNPDFDAVSPDIWKRCQILFLCSPGNPTGALIPVETLKKLIALADEYDFVIAADECYSELYFDEQTPPPGLLTACVELGRKDFKRCVVFHSLSKRSNLPGLRSGFVAGDADILKGFLLYRTYHGCAMPVQTQLASVAAWNDEVHVRANRALYREKFDAVLEILSPVMDVQRPDGSFYLWPNVQGDDAAFCRDLFAEEHVTVVPGSYLSRDVDGVNPGAGRVRMALVAPLAECVEAAERIRNFITRHRS, from the coding sequence ATGAACAACGCTCTGAACCAGCTCCAGCCCTACCCGTTCGAGAAGCTCCGCGCCCTGCTCGGCAGCGTGACGCCAAACCCGGACAAGCGTCCGATCGCGCTGTCGATCGGTGAGCCGAAACACCGTTCGCCAAGCTTCGTCGCCGAGGCGCTGGCGAACAGTCTGGATCAGATGGCCGTGTACCCGACCACCCTCGGTATTCCCGCCCTGCGCGAAGCCATCGCTGGCTGGTGCGAACGCCGCTTTGGCGTGCCAACCGGCTGGATCGATCCGGCGCGTAACGTGCTGCCGGTCAACGGTACCCGCGAAGCGTTGTTCGCGTTTACCCAGACCGTGGTCAACCGTGGCGACGACGCACTGGTGGTCAGCCCCAACCCGTTCTATCAGATCTACGAAGGCGCCGCGTTTCTCGCCGGAGCCAAGCCGCATTACCTGCCATGCCTTGATGAAAACGGCTTCAATCCTGACTTTGACGCGGTGTCGCCGGATATCTGGAAGCGCTGCCAGATCCTGTTTCTGTGCTCGCCGGGCAACCCGACCGGCGCACTGATCCCGGTCGAGACCCTGAAAAAGCTCATAGCGCTGGCCGACGAATACGACTTCGTCATCGCCGCCGACGAGTGCTACAGCGAACTGTACTTCGACGAACAGACCCCGCCGCCGGGTTTGCTCACAGCCTGCGTCGAACTGGGCCGCAAGGACTTCAAACGCTGTGTGGTGTTCCACAGCTTGTCCAAGCGCTCCAACCTGCCGGGCCTGCGCTCCGGTTTCGTCGCCGGCGACGCCGACATCCTCAAGGGTTTCCTGCTGTATCGCACCTACCACGGTTGTGCGATGCCGGTACAAACGCAACTGGCCAGCGTCGCTGCGTGGAATGATGAAGTGCATGTACGCGCCAACCGTGCGTTGTATCGCGAGAAGTTCGACGCGGTGCTGGAGATTCTCAGCCCGGTGATGGACGTACAACGTCCGGATGGCAGCTTCTACTTGTGGCCGAATGTGCAAGGCGACGATGCGGCGTTTTGCCGGGATCTGTTTGCCGAAGAACATGTGACTGTCGTGCCCGGCTCCTATTTGTCTCGTGACGTGGATGGCGTCAATCCGGGGGCAGGTCGAGTGCGGATGGCGTTGGTTGCGCCACTGGCGGAATGCGTTGAAGCCGCCGAACGCATTCGAAACTTCATTACCCGTCATCGCTCGTAA
- a CDS encoding [protein-PII] uridylyltransferase produces the protein MPQVDPELFDRGQFQAELALKASPIAAFKKAIRQAREVLDARFRNGRDIRRLIEDRAWFVDNILQKAWEQFNWSEDADIALVAVGGYGRGELHPYSDIDLLILLDSADHEVFRDSIERFLTLLWDIGLEVGQSVRSVDECAEEARADLTVVTNLMESRTICGPERLRQRMLDVTSTAHMWPAKEFFLAKRAEQKARHHKYNDTEYNLEPNVKGSPGGLRDIQTILWVARRQYGTLNLRALAGEGFLVESENALLASSQEFLWKVRYALHMLAGRSEDRLLFDHQRTIAGLLGFEGDDAKQAVENFMQQYFRVVMSIAQLSDLIIQHFEEVILAPEDEAPPQPINSRFQLHDGYIEARNDNVFRRTPFAMLEIFVLMAQQPEIKGVRADTIRLLRENRHLIDDNFRNDIRNTSLFIELFKCKIGIHRNLRRMNRYGILGRYLPEFGFIVGQMQHDLFHIYTVDAHTLNLIKHLRKLQYTQVSEKFPLAAKLMAKLPKPELIYMAGLYHDIGKGRHGDHSEIGAVDAEAFCQRHQLPVWDSRLIVWLVQNHLVMSTTAQRKDLSDPQVIHDFAQAVGDETRLDYLYVLTVADINATNPTLWNSWRASLLRQLYTETKRALRRGLENPVDREEQIRQTQSAALDILVRGGTDPDDVEQLWAQLGDDYFLRHTAGDVAWHSDAILQQPADGGPLVLIKETTQREFEGGTQIFIYAPDQHDFFAVTVAAMDQLNLNIHDARVITSSSQFTLDTYIVLDNDGESIGDNPARIKQIREGLTEALRNPDDYPTIIQRRVPRQLKHFAFAPQVTIHNDAQRPVTVLELTAPDRPGLLARIGGIFLEFDLSLQNAKIATLGERVEDVFFITDAHNQPLSDPLLCSRLQDAIVEQLSVNQEPDIKLSRISI, from the coding sequence ATGCCGCAGGTGGATCCCGAACTCTTCGACCGCGGCCAGTTCCAGGCTGAACTGGCCCTGAAAGCGAGCCCTATCGCCGCATTCAAGAAGGCGATCCGCCAGGCCCGCGAAGTGCTCGACGCACGTTTTCGCAACGGCCGTGATATCCGTCGGCTGATCGAGGACCGTGCCTGGTTCGTCGATAACATCCTGCAAAAGGCCTGGGAGCAGTTCAACTGGAGTGAAGACGCCGACATCGCGCTGGTTGCGGTCGGCGGCTATGGCCGTGGCGAGTTACACCCCTATTCCGACATCGACTTGCTGATCCTGCTGGACAGCGCCGATCACGAAGTTTTCCGCGATTCCATCGAGCGTTTTCTGACGCTGCTGTGGGATATCGGCCTGGAAGTCGGCCAGAGCGTGCGCTCGGTCGACGAATGCGCCGAAGAGGCCCGCGCCGACCTGACAGTCGTCACCAACCTGATGGAAAGCCGCACCATCTGCGGTCCCGAGCGCCTGCGCCAACGCATGCTCGACGTCACCAGCACCGCACACATGTGGCCGGCCAAGGAGTTTTTCCTGGCCAAGCGCGCCGAACAGAAAGCTCGCCACCACAAGTACAACGACACCGAATACAACCTGGAACCCAACGTCAAAGGCTCGCCCGGCGGCCTACGGGATATCCAGACGATTCTATGGGTTGCCCGTCGCCAGTACGGCACCCTGAACCTGCGCGCCCTCGCTGGCGAAGGCTTCCTGGTCGAGAGCGAAAACGCCCTTCTCGCCTCCTCTCAGGAATTCCTCTGGAAAGTCCGCTACGCCCTGCACATGCTTGCCGGTCGCTCGGAAGACCGCCTGCTGTTCGATCATCAACGCACCATCGCCGGCCTGCTCGGCTTCGAAGGTGACGACGCCAAACAGGCTGTCGAAAACTTCATGCAACAGTATTTCCGCGTGGTGATGAGCATCGCCCAGCTCAGCGACCTGATCATCCAGCACTTCGAAGAAGTCATCCTCGCCCCTGAGGACGAAGCGCCGCCGCAGCCAATCAACTCGCGCTTCCAGTTGCACGATGGCTATATCGAGGCGCGCAACGACAACGTGTTCCGCCGCACGCCGTTCGCCATGCTCGAGATCTTCGTGCTGATGGCGCAGCAGCCGGAAATCAAAGGGGTGCGCGCCGACACCATTCGCCTGCTGCGCGAAAACCGTCATTTGATCGACGACAATTTCCGCAATGACATCCGCAACACCAGCCTGTTCATCGAGCTGTTCAAGTGCAAGATCGGCATCCACCGCAACCTGCGCCGGATGAATCGTTACGGCATTCTCGGGCGTTATTTGCCGGAGTTCGGTTTCATTGTCGGGCAGATGCAGCACGACCTGTTCCACATCTATACGGTCGATGCGCACACGCTGAACCTGATCAAGCACCTGCGTAAGCTTCAGTACACCCAGGTCTCGGAAAAATTCCCGCTGGCCGCCAAGCTCATGGCCAAACTGCCCAAGCCCGAGCTGATCTACATGGCCGGCCTGTATCACGACATCGGCAAAGGCCGGCATGGCGATCACTCGGAGATCGGCGCCGTCGATGCCGAAGCGTTCTGCCAGCGCCATCAATTACCGGTGTGGGACAGCCGCTTGATCGTCTGGCTGGTGCAAAACCATCTGGTGATGTCGACCACCGCGCAGCGCAAGGACTTGTCCGACCCGCAGGTGATTCATGACTTCGCACAAGCCGTCGGCGACGAAACCCGCCTCGACTACCTGTACGTGCTGACCGTGGCCGACATCAACGCAACCAACCCGACGCTGTGGAACTCGTGGCGTGCCAGCCTGTTGCGCCAGCTCTACACCGAGACCAAGCGTGCCCTGCGCCGTGGCCTGGAGAACCCGGTGGATCGCGAAGAGCAGATTCGCCAGACCCAGAGCGCGGCGCTGGACATTCTGGTGCGCGGCGGCACCGACCCGGACGATGTCGAACAATTGTGGGCGCAACTGGGCGATGACTATTTCCTGCGCCACACCGCTGGCGATGTGGCCTGGCACAGCGACGCGATCCTCCAGCAGCCGGCCGATGGCGGGCCGCTGGTGCTGATCAAGGAAACCACCCAGCGCGAGTTCGAGGGCGGCACGCAGATCTTCATTTACGCACCGGATCAACACGACTTCTTCGCCGTAACCGTGGCCGCAATGGATCAGCTCAACCTGAACATTCACGATGCCCGGGTCATTACCTCAAGCAGCCAATTCACCCTCGACACCTACATCGTGCTCGACAACGACGGCGAATCCATCGGCGACAACCCGGCACGGATCAAGCAGATCCGCGAGGGCCTGACCGAAGCCCTGCGCAACCCGGACGACTACCCGACGATTATTCAGCGCCGGGTACCGCGCCAGCTGAAGCACTTTGCCTTCGCACCGCAGGTGACGATCCACAACGACGCTCAACGACCGGTGACGGTGCTGGAACTCACTGCGCCGGATCGCCCGGGACTGCTGGCGCGAATCGGCGGGATCTTCCTCGAGTTCGACCTGTCGCTGCAGAACGCCAAGATTGCGACATTGGGCGAACGGGTAGAGGACGTGTTTTTCATCACTGATGCCCACAACCAGCCGTTATCCGACCCCTTGCTGTGCAGTCGCTTGCAGGATGCGATCGTTGAACAGTTGAGCGTCAATCAGGAACCCGATATCAAGCTTTCGCGCATCAGTATCTGA
- the map gene encoding type I methionyl aminopeptidase, with the protein MTVNLKTPEDIAGMRVAGKLAADVLEMIAEHVKPGVTTDELNQICHDYIVNVQQAIPAPLNYKGYPKSICTSINHVVCHGIPNDKPLKNGDTLNIDVTVIKDGYHGDTSRMFHVGTVPVWAERLSQITQECMYKAIEIVKPGCRLGDIGEVIQKHAEKNGFSVVREFCGHGIGKVFHEEPQILHYGRAGTGMELKAGMTFTIEPMINQGKADTKVLGDGWTAITKDRKLSAQWEHTLLVTDTGYEIFTLRADDTIPRMSA; encoded by the coding sequence ATGACCGTCAACCTCAAAACCCCCGAGGACATCGCTGGCATGCGTGTCGCCGGCAAACTGGCCGCCGATGTGCTGGAAATGATTGCCGAACATGTCAAACCGGGCGTTACCACCGATGAGCTGAACCAGATCTGCCACGACTACATCGTCAACGTGCAGCAAGCCATCCCTGCCCCGCTCAACTACAAAGGTTACCCAAAGTCGATCTGCACCTCGATCAACCATGTGGTCTGCCACGGCATCCCGAATGACAAGCCGCTGAAAAACGGCGACACCTTGAACATCGACGTCACCGTGATCAAGGACGGTTACCACGGCGATACCAGCCGCATGTTCCACGTCGGCACCGTGCCGGTCTGGGCCGAGCGTCTGTCGCAGATCACTCAGGAATGCATGTACAAGGCGATCGAGATCGTCAAACCCGGCTGCCGCCTGGGCGACATCGGTGAAGTGATCCAGAAGCACGCCGAAAAGAACGGCTTCTCGGTAGTACGCGAGTTCTGCGGCCACGGCATCGGCAAGGTGTTCCACGAAGAGCCACAGATCCTGCACTACGGCCGCGCCGGCACCGGCATGGAACTCAAGGCCGGCATGACCTTCACCATCGAGCCGATGATCAACCAGGGCAAGGCCGACACCAAGGTATTGGGCGACGGCTGGACCGCGATCACCAAGGACCGCAAGCTTTCGGCGCAGTGGGAACACACCCTGCTGGTCACTGACACCGGCTACGAGATCTTCACCCTGCGCGCCGACGACACCATCCCGCGCATGTCGGCCTGA